In the genome of Populus alba chromosome 11, ASM523922v2, whole genome shotgun sequence, one region contains:
- the LOC118035339 gene encoding fimbrin-1: MFNEEEITGILDELHADLSNEIEFEHFLKAYLNLQGRATAKSGASKQSSSFLKATTTTLLHTISESEKGSYVAHINSYLGDDPLLKQFLPIDPARNDLFNLAKDGVLLCKLINVAVPGTIDERAINTKRFLNPWERNENHTLRLNSAKAIGCMVVNIGTQDLVEVRPHLLLGLISQIIKIQLLADLSLKKTPELVELVDDNNDVKELMGLDPEKVLLKRMNFHLKKAGYGKPVLNFSSDLKDGKAYAYLLNVLAPEHCSPSTLDTKDPKEKAKLVLDHAERMDCKRYLKPEDIVEGSPNLNLAFVAQIFHQRNGLTTDSKKISFAEMMTDDVQTSREERCFRLWINSIGIVTYVNNVFEDVRNG, from the exons ATGTTTAATGAGGAGGAGATAACCGGGATATTGGATGAGTTGCATGCTGACTTAAGCAATGAGATTGAATTTGAGCACTTCCTCAAG GCATACTTGAATTTACAAGGTCGAGCTACTGCAAAATCAGGGGCTTCTAAGCAGAGTTCATCTTTCCTCAAGGCCACAACTACGACTCTTCTTCACACAATTAGTGAATCTGAGAAAGGATCTTATGTTGCTCACATAAATAGCTATCTCGGGGATGACCCACTTCTGAAGCAGTTTCTTCCCATAGATCCAGCTAGAAATGATTTATTCAATCTGGCAAAAGATGGAGTGCTATTATG TAAGCTCATCAATGTTGCAGTGCCAGGGACAATAGATGAACGTGCCATCAACACGAAACGATTTCTTAATCCATGGGAAAGAAATGAGAACCATACCCTCCGCCTCAATTCTGCAAAAGCTATTGGATGCATGGTGGTCAACATTGGCACACAGGACTTGGTGGAAGTAAGA CCTCATCTGTTGCTTGGGTTGATTTCTCAGATTATAAAG ATCCAACTGTTGGCAGACCTTAGCCTTAAGAAGACACCTGAGCTTGTGGAATTGGTGGATGACAACAAT GATGTTAAGGAGCTTATGGGATTGGACCCTGAAAAGGTCTTACTGAAACGGATGAATTTCCATCTGAAGAAAGCAGGCTACGGGAAAcctgttttgaatttttcttctgATTTGAAG GATGGAAAGGCTTATGCATACCTGCTTAATGTTCTTGCACCAGAGCACTGCAGTCCATCTACGTTGGATACCAAGGATCCTAAAGAAAAGGCTAAGCTGGTTCTTGATCATGCAGAGCGGATGGATTGCAAACGATATTTAAAACCAGAGGACATTGTTGAAGGATCTCCAAATCTGAATCTTGCATTTGTGGCACAAATATTTCATCAAAG GAATGGCCTGACTACAGACAGCAAAAAGATTTCCTTTGCTGAGATGATGACTGATGATGTACAAACTTCTAGAGAAGAAAGATGTTTTCGACTATGGATTAACAGTATTGGAATTGTTACATATGTTAACAACGTATTTGAGGATGTTAGAAATGGGTGA